One region of Streptomyces davaonensis JCM 4913 genomic DNA includes:
- a CDS encoding YybH family protein: MTDRTSLESELAAFMGEYERANNSHDISCVVPFIAEDAVYGFSDGSHRGIEEIRSAIGKTFATILDEVYEVRELEWPVLTSDVAVCRCRFAWTGVVNGELRSGRGRGTNVIVRRDGELKMLHEHLSS, from the coding sequence ATGACGGATCGGACATCTCTGGAATCTGAACTCGCTGCGTTCATGGGCGAGTACGAACGGGCCAACAACAGCCACGACATCTCATGTGTCGTGCCGTTCATCGCCGAGGACGCCGTGTATGGGTTCTCGGACGGTTCGCATCGGGGCATTGAGGAGATCCGGTCCGCGATCGGGAAGACGTTCGCGACAATCCTCGACGAGGTGTATGAGGTGCGTGAACTGGAGTGGCCGGTGCTCACCTCTGATGTCGCGGTGTGTCGCTGTCGGTTCGCCTGGACCGGCGTCGTGAACGGTGAACTCCGCTCTGGCCGGGGCCGGGGCACCAACGTCATCGTGCGGCGGGACGGAGAGTTGAAGATGCTGCATGAGCATCTCAGCTCCTGA